In Lycium ferocissimum isolate CSIRO_LF1 chromosome 11, AGI_CSIRO_Lferr_CH_V1, whole genome shotgun sequence, a single genomic region encodes these proteins:
- the LOC132036754 gene encoding F-box/kelch-repeat protein At3g23880-like: protein MSDYLPDSVLHEIFCRLPVESLLRFRCVSNQWCSLISSQDFISTHLSHSLSVTSNATPLILLRHFSLEPSNQEHYSVYFDPSKTENLTLVKELKFPFKTRSGHHFRVVGFCNGLFCLSDDIVEETYTIILWNPAIRRSITLPNPHVQFGSYKSHICLGFGFDQKTHDHKVMRIAYLHDNHGANTVLPPKVEVYSLSTGLWKTVNSKDIHCKIIERFYTSVYLSGAIHWISYTENEGGEFTNSLLVFDLSEEKFSEIGFPRELIHVSPTDLSVSLCGGQISMIWFEKCWDCDESWDRCAVWVMNQYGELESWTKKFVLVLEGGISQAVGFRGNGESLVMEYNGDLLSYNPESMEWKDLDIYGERYSFFLSKYVESLVLLDGSSGGYN, encoded by the coding sequence ATGTCGGACTATTTGCCTGATAGCGTTCTGCATGAAATCTTTTGCAGGCTGCCTGTAGAAAGCCTTTTACGATTCAGGTGTGTATCGAATCAATGGTGTTCTCTCATTTCTTCTCAAGATTTCATCTCCACTCACTTATCTCACTCCCTATCGGTCACTTCTAATGCCACTCCCCTAATCCTCCTTCGTCACTTCTCCTTGGAACCCAGCAACCAAGAACACTACTCAGTCTACTTTGACCCTTCAAAAACCGAAAATCTGACCCTTGTTAAAGAACTCAAGTTTCCCTTCAAGACTAGGTCTGGGCACCACTTTAGAGTTGTGGGTTTCTGTAATGGTCTGTTTTGCCTTTCTGATGATATCGTGGAAGAAACATATACAATCATTCTCTGGAACCCCGCTATTCGCAGAAGTATCACCCTCCCTAACCCTCATGTTCAGTTTGGTTCATACAAATCTCACATCTGCCTTGGCTTTGGGTTTGATCAGAAAACCCATGATCATAAAGTGATGAGGATAGCCTATTTGCATGACAATCATGGTGCTAATACAGTACTGCCTCCTAAAGTTGAGGTCTATAGTTTAAGCACTGGTTTGTGGAAAACAGTTAACTCAAAGGACATTCATTGTAAAATTATTGAGCGTTTCTATACTAGTGTCTATTTAAGTGGGGCTATTCATTGGATTTCCTATACTGAGAATGAAGGTGGGGAATTCACTAATAGCCTGTTGGTGTTTGATCTGAGTGAAGAGAAATTTAGTGAAATAGGTTTTCCACGAGAGCTAATTCATGTTTCTCCTACAGATTTGTCTGTAAGTTTGTGTGGGGGTCAAATTTCTATGATTTGGTTCGAAAAATGCTGGGATTGTGATGAATCGTGGGATCGCTGTGCTGTTTGGGTTATGAACCAATATGGTGAATTGGAGTCATGGACTAAGAAGTTTGTACTGGTTCTGGAGGGAGGGATTTCACAAGCTGTAGGGTTCAGGGGAAATGGGGAATCTCTGGTGATGGAGTATAATGGAGATCTTTTATCATATAATCCAGAGAGCATGGAATGGAAGGATCTTGATATCTATGGTGAGCGTTATTCATTCTTCTTAAGCAAATACGTTGAGAGTCTAGTGTTACTTGATGGAAGCAGTGGGGGCTACAACTGA